A window of the Corynebacterium minutissimum genome harbors these coding sequences:
- a CDS encoding YhgE/Pip domain-containing protein codes for MRGTLDLYLNDMRTACRNVMSAVMLVGLVVIPMLFTWFNVLASWNPFDNTSDLKVAVASKDTGYESDLLPVPINVGNQVLNQLRANDQLDWVVTTSDEAVEGTKSGEYYAAIVLPESFSTDMLTFYTDGSEPAKLSFYMNEKKNALAPKITGQGAEGVSAQVAEAFTETVGDVSFDIVASLSEFLNQGDTKAVLDRMQARAEGVQTQLDMGARTARSLAGLVETAVPLMESAQRIAGAADLELPEIQSTSLNVSTEALQQSLDATSASYDVVRERINALFDDASASRADRVAALNTWADQVEGTIAQYQNLHGHVEALPLPANEKDKALSRIEDAIDSERALHARLEAAANAPEPTKPDLSALDDAKASVEAISTSGLRESLSSLQDSLARVGQDLDTAQTPVTIDSSSLTDAQEAVQRLASGLQDKANKFADLKKDIDAAAESGDLKKLADIVGSDPEALAHAIAAPVDVDRQPVFPVTSFGAGMTPMYTALALWVGALLTAVSIRTDVTDKDKYSPMQRFFGRFGIFATVGLVQSTMLILGLIFFVEIEPAHPFLMLFTGWASSLIFMLICYTFVVSFANAGKALAVLMLVIQVSSSGGAYPLQVLPEWFQNISPWLPATYTIRAFRAAIAGTYHGDFWLAILCLLLFALPMLVLGVVFHKPLEKFTNGWVETLEKTKLM; via the coding sequence ATGCGCGGAACACTGGATCTTTACCTCAATGACATGCGCACCGCTTGCCGCAATGTCATGAGCGCAGTCATGCTCGTTGGCCTTGTTGTTATTCCTATGCTCTTCACGTGGTTCAACGTGCTGGCCAGCTGGAATCCTTTTGATAACACCAGCGATCTCAAAGTGGCGGTGGCTAGTAAGGACACCGGCTACGAGAGCGATCTTCTGCCGGTGCCCATCAACGTGGGTAACCAGGTTCTCAACCAGTTGCGTGCGAATGATCAGCTCGACTGGGTCGTGACCACTTCTGATGAGGCCGTTGAAGGTACGAAATCCGGCGAATACTACGCCGCTATTGTGCTGCCCGAAAGCTTCAGCACCGATATGTTGACCTTCTATACCGACGGTTCGGAACCAGCGAAGCTCTCCTTCTATATGAATGAGAAGAAGAACGCTTTGGCGCCGAAGATCACGGGTCAAGGTGCGGAAGGCGTGTCCGCCCAGGTGGCGGAAGCATTTACCGAGACCGTCGGTGATGTCTCCTTCGACATCGTGGCGTCCCTCTCAGAGTTTCTGAACCAGGGTGACACCAAGGCTGTGCTGGATCGTATGCAGGCCCGGGCGGAGGGCGTGCAGACTCAGCTCGACATGGGCGCGCGCACGGCACGTTCCCTGGCCGGCCTTGTGGAAACGGCCGTGCCGCTCATGGAGAGTGCGCAACGTATCGCAGGCGCAGCGGATCTGGAGCTGCCGGAGATCCAGTCCACGTCGTTGAATGTCTCCACCGAGGCACTGCAACAATCCCTCGACGCCACGAGCGCCAGCTATGACGTGGTGCGCGAGCGCATTAATGCGCTTTTCGACGACGCCTCCGCCAGTCGTGCCGACCGCGTCGCCGCCCTCAACACCTGGGCAGACCAGGTAGAAGGCACTATTGCCCAGTATCAGAACCTGCATGGCCACGTCGAGGCCCTGCCGTTGCCGGCCAATGAGAAAGACAAGGCGCTGAGCCGCATCGAGGATGCCATTGACTCCGAGCGTGCCCTGCATGCTCGTCTTGAAGCAGCGGCCAACGCCCCGGAACCGACGAAGCCGGACTTGTCCGCTCTCGATGATGCGAAGGCCTCCGTGGAGGCGATTTCTACCTCCGGACTGCGCGAGTCCCTCTCCAGCCTGCAGGACTCTCTTGCTCGTGTGGGCCAGGATCTCGATACCGCGCAGACTCCCGTCACTATCGATTCCTCCTCGCTTACGGACGCCCAAGAAGCGGTGCAGCGCCTGGCTTCTGGACTGCAGGACAAGGCAAACAAGTTCGCGGATCTGAAAAAGGATATCGATGCAGCCGCGGAGTCCGGTGACCTGAAGAAGCTCGCGGACATCGTCGGCTCCGATCCAGAGGCGCTGGCACATGCGATTGCGGCCCCTGTGGACGTCGATAGGCAGCCAGTCTTCCCCGTCACCAGCTTCGGTGCGGGTATGACCCCGATGTACACGGCGCTGGCGCTGTGGGTCGGTGCCCTACTGACCGCAGTGAGCATTCGCACCGACGTGACCGACAAGGATAAGTACTCACCGATGCAGCGCTTCTTCGGGCGCTTCGGTATCTTCGCCACGGTTGGCCTCGTGCAGTCGACCATGCTGATTTTGGGCCTCATTTTCTTCGTCGAGATTGAGCCCGCGCACCCCTTCCTCATGCTGTTTACTGGGTGGGCCAGCTCGTTGATTTTCATGCTGATCTGTTACACATTCGTCGTGTCTTTCGCTAACGCGGGCAAGGCACTGGCGGTGCTTATGCTGGTCATTCAGGTCTCGTCCTCAGGCGGCGCCTATCCGCTTCAGGTACTGCCGGAGTGGTTCCAAAACATCAGTCCCTGGCTGCCGGCGACGTACACCATCCGCGCCTTCCGTGCGGCCATCGCCGGCACGTACCACGGAGATTTCTGGCTGGCCATTCTCTGTCTGCTGCTCTTCGCTCTACCGATGTTGGTGCTGGGAGTGGTCTTCCACAAGCCTCTGGAGAAGTTCACCAACGGCTGGGTAGAGACTCTGGAGAAAACCAAGCTAATGTAG